In a single window of the Marinobacter bohaiensis genome:
- the cysZ gene encoding sulfate transporter CysZ, with amino-acid sequence MLKGNFFHGLGYLAEGFRLIRQPGLRLFVIIPLILNILLFGLLFYFLAEGFGVMIAAAMSWLPDWQWLQALDWLFWLLYGVVILLMLAYGFVILANLIGSPFYGYLAELTEKQLTGQEVTTEGGWAQIIKDIPRALWREVQKILYYLPRAVFLLLLGLIPVVNLVSAVLWFLFNSWMMALQYVDYPADNHRVSFGDLRRSLGARRLSAFGFGLPVALAAMVPVLNLFVVPAAVCGATAFWVRERSANA; translated from the coding sequence ATGCTGAAGGGCAATTTCTTTCACGGCCTGGGCTACCTTGCGGAAGGTTTCCGGTTGATCCGCCAGCCGGGGCTGCGCCTGTTCGTCATCATTCCCCTGATCCTCAACATCCTGCTGTTCGGCCTGCTGTTCTATTTCCTCGCTGAAGGTTTCGGCGTGATGATCGCCGCCGCCATGAGCTGGCTGCCGGACTGGCAGTGGCTGCAGGCCCTGGACTGGCTGTTCTGGCTGCTTTACGGCGTCGTCATTCTGCTGATGCTGGCCTATGGTTTCGTGATTCTCGCCAACCTGATCGGGTCGCCTTTCTACGGCTACCTGGCCGAGCTGACCGAAAAGCAGCTCACCGGCCAGGAAGTGACCACCGAGGGCGGCTGGGCGCAGATCATCAAGGATATCCCGCGCGCGCTGTGGCGGGAGGTCCAGAAAATCCTCTACTACCTGCCGCGTGCCGTCTTCCTGCTGTTGCTGGGCCTGATCCCGGTGGTGAACCTGGTGTCCGCCGTGCTCTGGTTCCTGTTCAACAGCTGGATGATGGCGCTGCAGTACGTGGATTACCCCGCGGACAATCACCGGGTCAGCTTCGGCGACCTGCGTCGGTCGCTTGGTGCCCGGCGCCTGTCTGCTTTCGGTTTCGGTCTGCCGGTCGCCCTCGCGGCGATGGTGCCGGTGCTGAATCTCTTCGTCGTGCCCGCCGCCGTGTGCGGTGCGACGGCATTCTGGGTCCGCGAGCGTTCCGCCAACGCCTGA